AGCTGAACTTGCAGTGAGATAGGTTGGTGTAGTGGTAGCGGTTTTCAACGGCCAGCTTGCCGTCGAACTGCGGCGTGAGGTGGCGCTCTGGAAAGAAGATCGGCGCCCATATTTCCTTGATAGTAAAGAAGCTCGCTTCTTTCTCGCGGTAAGGCCCCAGAATGCCATCCGCGGCGGAGTTGCCCTTAGTATCCAGCTCGCCCTTTTGGTCAACGCGCACCACGGCTTGGTCGCAGAAGTCCCACAGGAAGCCCCCAGCTGCGGTGGGGCGGCTGCGCATCAGGTTCCAGAAATCGTCGAGGCCAGCGCCGTGGCCCCCGTCGTAGAGACCGTGCAAGAATTCAGTGGGGAAGAACACGTCGGCTCCGTTGAAGAACGTGTTCAGGCCGTAGTTGTAGCCGATGTAGTGCGTGGTATTCATGCCGTTGCTATTTATCCAGGGATGAATCACGGGGCGGTTTTGCGGGTCATACTTGGGATAGTCAGGTAGCAGCTCGTAATTGAAACCGCCTTCGTTGCCATTGGCCCACAGCACAATACTGGGGTGGTTGACGTCGCGCAGCACGAGCTCCCTCACTAGCTTACGGCCCACTTCGGTGTCGTAAGGCGGATACTGCCAGCCAGTTAGCTCGTCAATCACGAACAAGCCCAGCGAGTCGCATACTTGCAGGAAGTGCTCGTCGGGCGGGTAGTGCGACATGCGCACGGCATTCATATTCATGTCTTTAATCAGGTTGGCATCCAACTCACTGATGCGCCGGCTGGTAGTGCGGCCTGAGGTCGGCCAGTATGAACCCCGGTTGACACCCTTGAACATAATACGCTGTCCGTTCACGTAGAAGCCGTCGCGCGGACGCAGTTCTACGGTGCGGAAGCCGAAGGTTTCAGTGATTGTGTGCAGCGTGCTCGGGCCGCTTTTCAAGGTCACTTCCACGCGGTACAGATTTGGAAACTCCGGCGACCAAAGAGCCGGATTAACAAATTGCCCCTGTAGTTGCACTAAGGCGCTGCCAGCCGGGATGATGGCCGTAAGCGGCGTACCTACTAGCTTCCCCGCCTGGGTTTTCACTTGAGCCTGTACTGTCGTTGCCGTTTTCACTCCGGCCAAGTAAGCATTAAGCTTAAATGAACCATCGGCCTTGGCATCGAGGGCCAGACGCTCCAGGTGCTCTTCGGGATATGCCTCCAGAAAGACCGGCCTGAAAATGCCGCCGAAGATCCAGAAGTCCGCCGTGCGCTCAGCCTCATTGACGGTGGCATTGGCCGACACCTTGTGTACTGTTACTTCCAGTTTGTTCTTCTGGCCCACCTTCAGCAGGGGCGTGATGTCGTAACGGAAGCGGTAAAACGAGCCATGGTGGATGGGACCGGCCAATTGCCCATTTATTTTCACTTCGGTATCGGTCATCGAACCATCAAACACCAAGAAAATGCGCTTCTGCTTCCAGGCGGCAGGTACAGAGAAGGTGCGCCGGTAGAGACCAGCTTCTTTGGGGTCTTCTTTTCCAAAGCCGTAGTTGAAAGTGCCAAAGCCCTGGGTTTCCCAGTTGGACGGCACTCCGATTTTGGTCCACTTACCACTATTACGGCCGCGGGTACACATAAAATCCCACTTCACTGGGTCGTCTTTGCCGTGGCCAGAGAGATACTGCACTTGCGTAAGCTGACCAATAGCTGGCGCGCAGGCCGCACCGAGAAAGAACAGAAGTAAGCTAAGCGTTTGTCTGATAGAAAATGTCTTCACGTCCGAGAGTTGGTAGGAACGCACCACAGCGCGTTCAATCATGAAACGAGGCCCACCCGCCCGGAGTAGTTCAGGTAGCAAGCGGCACCGATGTAGGAATAAAAGAAGGTAAAGGGACTTGGTCAGAGAATTTTCAACCAAGGCACCGCCGGATTCTCATGCATCTTTTGATTGGTGTTTGGCGGATCAGAGCGCTGATTACTTGGGGGGGTACTCGCACACGCTTTGTGGGAGGATCAGCGCTGTGCTTGGTGGCACGGAGCGGGCGCATTTGTCGTTTTTCCACTCCTTATTTTCCTGCATCTAGAGCAATTCGCCAACTTGGGAAATGGGCTCTACTATAACCTGTAAAATAAAAAGTTGTCCGAGAAGTCGAGTGGCTGTTGCAAAAGTAAAGCAGGAGCCAGCGAAAGGGAGCAGGTGCTGGTAGTGCTATCCCCAACCCACCTGGCTGGAAGGGGTTGAAGCGCAAGTACTTCTTCAGGTTGTAGGCCATGGCCGCTACATACAGGACTTTGGCCGCCCCTGCTTGACGCTTCTTGCTGAGGTGGCGCAAGCCATAGTACGTGATCAAACTACCCAGGACCGGTTCGACGGTGGAAGCCCGTAGTCGCCGCATGCGTTGGCCGACCCGCGTGGCCAAGCGCGCCAGCATACGGTCATAGTGGGCTTTGTAGGGGGTATGATGCAGACGCTTTTCCTTGGCTTTCTTGCCCTTGCACTGCTCGGCCAGCGGACAGACCTTACACTCCCTGGCTTTGGCCAGGTAGCGTTTCTTGGCGTTGCCTTGGGCATCCACGTAGACCTGATCAAACACGAGTTGTTTGCCTTGCCCGCAGGTATAGCTGTCCGTGACGGCATCGTAGAGAAAGCCCGGGTGCTCGCCTTTGTACCCGCCATGGGCCGGGATATAGCCCGTCAGGCCCCGCTCTTCCCGCTGTTCGTAGTTCTCTCCCGAGCAATAGCCAGCATCGGCCACGACGTTCGTGATGAACAGACGAAAGCTATTCAACCGCTGCTGCGTGGCGTCCACAATGGCGAGCAAATACCGGCTGTCACGCCAGTCCGCCAGGTCGGCAGAGATGTGGGTAATGACGTGCTGCGCCGTATCGACGCTTACGCTGGCGGTATAAGCAAGGACGCGGGCCTTACCCGACTTGAAAGCAATGCGCGCCTCGGGATCCGAAGGGCTATAGTGGGTGAGATTGCTGACCAGTTTGCCGGCTTTTTTCGGGGCTGCCTTGCGGATGGCCGCGTGGAAACGTTGGATATGTTTCAAACGGCCGGGCGTAGCCGTGATACGGGGCGCTTGGCCATCACCTCTTGGGGTGCCGGCCTCCGCAGCCCCACGGGAACGCTTGGGCTGGAGCCGGCTCATGGAGGCGTTGGCTTTGATGTAGGCGGAATCCACTACTTGGGTATGGCCCTCAACTAAGCCCTGCTGGATGCACAGGCCGACAATGTGCGTAAAGCAGGCTTCAAAGACGGAAACCGGCAGCCGTTGCCGGGTACGCGAGACGGTACTATGCCAGGGCAAGGGATGGGCCAGATCATAGCCCAGAAAGGCGCGGATACCGAGATGCAATTGTGCCAGTTCCAGGAGTTTGCGATCGGAGGTGATATTCTCCAGGTGGCCGACCAAGAGCAGCTTGACAAACACAACAGGATCGAGCGAGGGCCGACCGCCGGCACTGTAAAAAGGGGCAAAAAGTGGCCGCACGAAGCTGAAATCGACCGCCTGCAGCAATTGCTGGTAAAAGTGGCCTGCGGGCACCAACTTGACGAGTGAAGTCTGAATCGTATGAAAGCCGAGCATAGGTTAGTAACCCCTCTCGCCTTCAGTATGTTGACTTTTGCAACAGCCACTCGAATTATGTTAATGACTGAATATTAGAATTAAAAGTCCTCTGCTCTACTAAGCACCAGTAGAATCATGGAAGAAGTGCGACTCGCCAGGGCAGGGTTAGCTGCTCGGGCACCATCGGCAACGTGCTGGTGCTAGCAACCGGATGGCTTGGCGCCGGACCACAGGAACCGGATGACGTCGCCCGGCTCTCGCTCTTGCTGCACGAGCACATCAATATACTCGGACGCGACGATTTCATTTTACCCGAGGGCGTTGCCGCAGGGCAACTGCGCCCGCTACGCGACGAGTTTGGAAGAACAGCCTGCCTAACTGCTCTACCGGGAATTTCTATTCTTAATCTTGCACTACCCCTCGTTGTTCGAGCTAACCCTACTGTCCTCTCGTGACTTTACACTTCAGGCCGGTGAGGGCACGAAGCAAAGCTGCTCATCAGCAGAGTAAAGGAATAAGATTACTGCTCTTTGTACTCCTGAATGGACATTCCTTTGATCAACCTGGATGCTACGCTATGCTTTTTTGCTTTTAGTTTTTCTGAATTGCATTAACGGATCGGCGCTGGTTTCGCCGAGGGGAATTTTAAGGTTCGCGACTATGAAGGTGTACTTTCCGACAGGCACTTACCGCAGCTACTTTATTCGGTTGCAAAGCCGCATTTCGCTTTTCTTGGACCAAGGGGCTACCCTACTGGCGGCCACACCAGTAGGCAAAATCGGCTACGACGTCCCTGAGCCGGGAGCGGGCAACCGCTTCCAGGATTTCGGGCACAGCCACTGGCGCAAAAGTCTCATCTGGGGCGAAAACCGGACTGATATTTCCATTCTTGGTTTCGGCACTATCTACATTTACGGTCAAGGCCTGACGCGGGAGGGCCCCCATCGGGCCCCAGTTAGCAAAAAAGCCATTGCCTTGAAGCTCTGCCGCAATAGTATCCTTGAGTGGACGCGGCAACTGTTACGGCCTCGCCGAATCGTTTTGACGTCGTCTTTAAACCAAGCTGCTCGACAGCAGCACCTTTCTTGGCTTGAATAAAGCCCGGCTGGAACTCGGCCCTACATCGCCTAGTATAACGCCGAGCGGCGGCATTCAAGGCTCGGTCACCAAGCCACCGACCTACTCCGAAACCGCTTGCGCACCATGGCCTAATTCTGTGCGGCTTAACTGGATCACCTTAAGCAGTACGACTACTTCGCATTCCTCCCATCACCCGACCTGGCGGACCCGCTAGGGCGTGTACCACTTGGCGCTTACCCAACCCAAGTACTTCTGCCCGAGACATTGCCCCGCAACCACCTGACCCTGCGGGCGGTCAATCTGCAGTGGGTGGATCGGCGCGAACGCGAAGACTAGGCAGTAAGGGCGCACTTTCGCCGCTCGGGCACGCAATACCAACAGAAAGCTCACGCCCGCCCTGGTGCAGCAGATACGGGCCCGGGCCGCGCAGAGAGCTAATAAGCAGCAGTTGGCTACCCAGTTCGGGGAGCCGGCCCACGAGCTCGCCTATAGTCCGGCGGTTAGGTTGCCAGACCGTGTTAACCTTGCTAACTATCTCCTGCTAGCGGCCCCTTGTCGAGGACAATATACGCGCCTGAAATTCAGCATTCGAAACAGGAACAGAGGGCAACCGGCTGTAGGACTGGGGTCTAACTTATCAAAGATCCTTTTATTCGCACCTGCTCCTGTAGTTCGTCATGCTCTCGATGCAGTAGCTTTTATCGAAGACTACCCGGGGCAAAAGCACCACGCGAAAGCGAAAACAGAAGCTCATAACAACTGCTAAAGTTCTGACTTGCCCATAGCATCGGGAGATCAAAATACAGATAAGTAGGAGCGTCAATTTGTACATATAAGCGGCAACTTGGCTTGAATTCCATAGAGCTAACAACTAGCAGGTTACAAAACCATTCAAGCTTATTTTCTTAACATTCGGCTTTTTAGTACAAATAAATGATATAATATCATTATCCACCAAGTAAAAAACTATTGCACCTTTGGCCTTCTACCTCCCACCTACTACCATCCGCTATGAGGGCCATTTTACCGCCTGCCCGCGTGCTGCTTACCCGCCCCACCGCAGCTTGTGCCTACCTGCAAGTGGGGCTAGACCTCGTGAGTCCGGCCCCGGGCGGGCCCCGGACCGGAGCCCCCCTTGGCGCAAGAGGCACTTCTACCAGAACAAGGGCCGGGGCCGTCGACTGTTTCCAACTACGTAAAGCTGTACCGCGACCTAATCTCTACGACCTTGCGCGAGCAAGACCCTAGCCGCCCGTATGGGTGGTCGAGTTCCTCGGCTGACTTTGAAGACCAGGCAAGCCTACCGTGCTGGTGATGATAGGAGGCCGTCCAAATATTATTCGGCAGGTAGTTGACCGGTCGCAAGCGGTTATCTGGGGCGGTCTGCCCGGCTTCGGCGGCGGGCAGGCTATTGCCGAAATAATCAGCGGTACAGTAAACCCCAGCGGCCGCCTGTCTTTCACGTACCCGCAGTTTGCCGGCCACGTCTCGAACTACCACCACGACAACAACGAGAACAGCCTGGAGCTAAGTGACTTCGGCGCGGGATTCGAGAACCGCGGCCCCAAGTACAAGAGCACCATGCTCACGGAGTACGGCCAAGGCCTAAGCTACACTACGTTCCGCTACGCCAACCTGCAGCTGAGCGATACGGTGCTTACCGGTTCCGGTTCCCTTCAGGCTACAGTGCGCGTAACCAACGCGGGTACCAAGGCCGGCAAAGAGGCCGTGCTGTGGTTCCTGACCGACGAGGTAGGGCGCATCACGCGGCCCGTGCGCTTACTCAAGCATTTCGAAAAACAAGAGTTCAAGCCCGGGAAGGCCGCGAGTTAATCTTCGAGATTCAGCCCGCGCGCGACCTGAGCTACCCCGATAGCTAAAGGCACCGCGTGCTGGAGGACGGCTTTTTCACCTTGCGCGTAGGCGAGCAAATGAAGCGCTTCCGCTATGCCGGGGCGACGGCAGTGGGCGCTTCTTCCCCATCAACTACTACTGGCTCCACAAACGCAAAATAATGCTTCTCTGCCGCCGGTGATAGGGCAGTTGCCTACCTGCTATCAGTTGTCACTTCCACGGCTTCGGGTAGCGGCCGCTACCCGCCCCGGCCGCCTGCGTGGCTAAGCACTCTTTCGTTCTTCCCACTTCTAACTATTTTCCCATGAACCAGAATTCTTCTCTGCATTCGCTCGCTCGACGGGCAGTGCTACTGGCCGCTTGCGGGCTGCCTGTCGTAGCGACGCTGCCTGCCACGGGAGCTAGCCTGCCGCTGATAACGCCAGCAACTGATCCTGTTACGGCAGATATATCCGTATCGGGCCGTGTTACGCAGGAAAACGGCGATCCGCTACCCGGGGTAACGGTGCTTGTGAAAGGTACGACCACCGGAGCATCAACCAATTCCGACGGTACCTTTGTAATCTCGGCGCCCGAGGGCAGCACGCTAGTATTTAGTTATGTAGGCTACACCCGCAAGGAAGTGCCCGTTACGGCAGCCAGCACTAACCTGACGGTAACTCTGTCGGAGGATGTGAGTGCGCTCAATGAGGTCGTAGTAGTAGGTTATGGCACGCAACGCAGAAGTGACCTGACGGGCGCCGTAACTTCCGTGTCGGGCACCCAACTCCAGCAAGTAGCTACCTCCGACCCCGTACAGGCCTTGCAAGGCCGCGCGGCCGGTGTCGACATTACGTCGAACAGCGGGCAGCCCGGTTCCGGCACTCGGATTCGGGTCCGCGGCGTAGGCACTATCAACAACAGTGACCCGCTATACGTGGTGGATGGGGTGCAGACTGGCGACATCAGCTTCCTGCTTCCCACCGACATCGAGTCGACGGAAATTCTAAAAGATGCGTCCGCGACGGCCATTTACGGTTCGCGCGGGGCCAACGGCGTTGTGCTCATCACCACCAAGCACGGCAAGGCGGGCAAAACCCAGTTCAACTTGTTTGGTTACACCGGCTTTCAGGATCTGCGGAAAGAGTTGCCCTTAGCTAATGCGCAGCAGTACGCTACGCTGGTAACGGAAGCTTACACGAACAGCAACCGGCCAATTCCTACCGACTACGCCAACCTCCTGAGCAGCGCCCTGCAGGGCAGCGTGGCCGGTACCAATTTCCAGGACTTTGTTACGCAACGGGGGCTGATTACCAACTACAGCTTATCGGCTTCTGGTGGTACCGAGCAAAACCGCTACCTGATCAGCGGTAACTACTTTCAGCAGGACGGTATCATCAAGAATTCGGGCCTGAAGAAATATGTTATTCGCCTAAACGACGATGTGGTGCTCACCAAGTTTCTCAAGGCAGGCGCCTCGGCTACGTTTACGGCCGCCAAGCTGCTGAGCACCAGTGATGCCAACGGCAATACGCAGTATAGTCCGGTGTTTCAATACGCGACCCAGGCAAACCCAATTTCGTCGCCTTTCAACGCGGACGGCAGCTATTCCTACGACCAGATTACAAGCTTTACTCCCAACTTAGCCCGTTATCTGGAAGAGCAAAAAACCAACCAGACTTCAAACAACAGTCTGTTTACCAGCTCCTACCTCGACGTTTCGCTCGTTAAGAATCTAACGTTCCGTTCCACGTTTGGTATCACCCTCAGCAACAGCCGGCCGAAGATCTATCAGCCTCAGTACTTCTTGGGCGCTAACGACCAACGCTCGCAGAGCCTGCTCACAGAAACGCGCAGCCAAAACGTGGGATGGGTATGGTCGAATTACTTCAACTACAACAAAGACCTAGGCAACAGCAGCTCAGTGTCGGCGACACTTGGCCAGGAGTCTCAGCGAGGCTACGGGAATGGGATCTCCATTACCGGCTATGACGTACCCGCTGACGCTACTCTGCAATATATTTCGGCGGCGCGCGCGGCGAACAACACCATACGCAGCTCCCAGTACGACAGTGGGCTGTTGTCGTACTTTGCCCGAGGCAACTACAACTTCCGCGACCGGTATCTGGTAACGGCTACCCTGCGCTTCGACCAGACTTCGCGCTTCCTCGGACCAGAGCGGACGGGTATTTTTCCGTCAGTGGGGGCTGCCTGGAACGTTTCCAGCGAAAACTTCATGAAGAGCGTAACAGCCATTTCGCAGCTGAAGCTCCGGGGTAGCTACGGCGCGGTTGGTAACCAGAATGCGGCCCCCAACTACGGCTATGCTTCGGTGGGCACCAACAACCAGAACTACGCTTTTGGGGCAGACCAGGCCCGGAACCCCGGCATCGCCATTGCCACCCTCAACAACCCCAACCTGAAGTGGGAAACGGCTGTCACAACCGATTTTGGGATTGACGCCGCCTTCCTGGAAAACAAGCTGACCTTTACGGGCGATTATTTCGTGCGTAAAACCGAGGACATGATTGCCCTGCTCCCGGTACCCGACTACATCGGTCAAGCACCAGCAGCGGCAAACGTGGCCTCCCTCCGCAACCGCGGCTTGGAACTAGCGCTGAACTATCAAAACCAAGTAGGTAAGCTCCAGTACAGCGCCGGGGTGAATTTCACTAGCATTGACAACGTCGTTACCGACCTAGGGGGCGCCACTCCTATTTCCGGAGCCAACGTAGTATCACAAATCGGCAACACGACCCGCACGGACGTAGGCCGCGAAGTTGCTTATTTCTACGGCTTGCAGTCGACCGGCATCTTCCACTCGCAAGAAGAAGTTAACACCTATACCAACAATAGTGGTGATTTGCTTCAGCCCGGCGCGCAACTAGGCGATGTGCGGTATCAAGACGTAAACGGCGACGGCAAAATAACCCCGAGCGACTTCACGTACTTGGGCAGCGCCACGCCGGACTTCACCTATGGGGCCTCGTTGAACTTATTGTACAGCAATTTCGATTTCAAAATCCTGCTGTACGGCGTGCAGGGGGCAGAAATCCTTAATGCAGCGGCCTTCAACCTATCGAAGTCCAGCAACTTTGCCAACCTGTGGACCAACTTCTATGCCGACCGCATGGACCGCTGGACGCCGAGCAACCCCAACAGCAATCAGCCCCGGGTAACGGCCAACGATACCAACAACGGCGGCGGCTACAACGACCGATTCAGCAGCCGATACGTGGAAAACGGCAGTTTCCTGCGCGCCCGTAACATGGAGCTGGGTTACTCGCTACCTAAAGGTGTTATCGAGCGGTTCCATATCGGCGGATTCCGGTTGTTTGCCTCGGTAGACAACGTGTTCACCATCACCAAATACAAGGGTCTCGACCCCGAAGTTGCGGCTACTGGCTACTACAACAGCCCGCTTGCCTACGGTGTCGATAACGGCAACTATCCTCAGCCGCGGACTTACCGCTTAGGCTTAAATGTTCAGTTTTAACCTTCCTACCCATACTATTAAGATGAAAACTGCAACAGCAGCTCGCTTCATAGCACTCACCGGGCTTTCCGCCACGCTGATGCTTTCGCAAGGATGCAAGGATTTCCTGGACAAAGAGCCCTTGGGCACCGTTACCCAAGCCAATCTATTCAACGATGCCACAAACGCCGTACAGGCCGTAAACGCCGTTTACGACGTTACCTCCTGGGATCAAGGCCCTAAATTCGGCGTTGGTGAGTATGTACCACAAACCTTCGAGTGGATGTTTGGGGACGTAATGACCGATGACGCGGCCAAAGGCAGTACCCCTAGTGACTTTCAGCCGCTGATTGAGTTAAAAGCTTGGACCGTAACCCCGTCCAATGGTCCCGTAAGCAGTCTGTGGGTGCACAGCTTCACGGGTATTGCCCGGGCCAATACGGTTATCAACAACATCGACGCCGGTACCATTGATGCTGCGCTGAAGAGCCGCTTGAAAGGCGAAGCCTTGTTTTTGCGCGCTTACTTCTACTTCAACCTGGTAAAAACTTTTGGGGGGTACCCTTATTCGATAAAGCCGTGTTGCCGACGGAAGTTGCGTCCGTAAGCCGGGCCAGCATCGCGGAAACCTACGCTTTCATTGAAAAAGATTTGAAAGCCGCCACCGAACTGCTGCCCGAGAAAAGTGGTTACTCGGCGGCCAACTTAGGGCGCGCCACCACGGGAGCTGTTAACGGCTACTTGGCGCGGTCGATCATGTACCAGCTGGGTACCGATAACACCAACAACCACACTTGGCAGGAAGTGTACGACCTCACGAGCACTATCATCAACTCGAATCAGTACAGCTTGTTGCCCAACTATGCTGCCATCCACCAAAACGAGGGGGAAAACAGCAGCGAGTCGCTTTTTGAAATTCAGCTGGCCACCTCGAACGATTCGTATGGCCCTATTTCGGTAGGTTCAACCAGTAATGTATTTCAAAACAATCGCAAAACCTTTGGCTACGGGTTCAATAACCCCACGCAAAGCTTGGTGAACGAGTTCGAGCCCAATGACCCGCGGCGAGAAGTGACCGTAATCAAGGACGGTGACATTGTCCTAGGCATACTAAACAAAATCGATCCGTCGGAAAATGAAACGGGCTATCTAAACCGGAAAGTGGCCATTATTGCGCCGGCGCAACTGCAAGCAGGTCCGCAGAACATTCGCAAGCTGCGCTATGCCGACGTCCTGCTGATGAAGGCTGAAGCGGCGGCTCGACTTAGCCGCAACAGCGAGGCGGTAACATTGGTCAACCAAGTACGTCAGCGAGCTCGTACTTCTACCCGGCCGCCGGGCACTACGGTAGGCGCCGCAAATGTCTATGCTCCCGCAAATACGCCTGCGGGCACTCTACCCGACCTTACGACCAGTCTTTCGGGCCAGCCACTGCTAAATGCCATCTGGCATGAACGCCGCGTAGAGTTTGCGGAAGAGTCTTTGCGCTTCTGGGACTTGGTTCGGACGGGACGTTACTTCAGCGCCTTGCCCGCGGATGTGGCCGCGCGGGCCCAGTCGCACAGCATCACGACCGGTGTAGTAAACCCCATCCCGCTGTTGCCGATTCCGCTGAATGACGCGCAGGTATGGAAGGTACCCCAGAACCCGGGCTACAACTAAGCGCAGAGTCCGCTCCTTGAAACATTGGAAAAGCCGTGTACCACCCGCTGGACGCGGCTTTTCATTTCTCGGCAACAGCCACCTCCCTTCTTCTTCCACCTCTTTTCCTGTGCCTGGCAGCTCCTACCCCAACTCCGAGTAACCGGCCCGCCGCTGGTGCTTCCTCTGGCCCCGCGCTACGCGTCCGCGCTGAGTGCTTCACCACCCTGTTCTTTTTCAATGGCAAGCCTAACCACAACTGCCCCCTAAGCGGAGGCCTACACCGCGTTAAATAAAGATGCGGGTGCCAGAGTAGTTTTCCCGAAACTCGGTAGGCGTACAGCCTTTCTTCTTTCTAAATGTGCGGTTGAAATTAGATATGTTGTGAAAACCGCACTTGTACGCCACCTCCGCCACGTTGTGCGTGGTGTCAATGAGCATGCGGGAGGCGTGCCCGAGCCGGATTTCGTTTAAGCTGTCGATAAACGTGCTACCGATCCGTTTCTTGATAAAGCGACTGAACGACGCCTCGGGCATGTCGGCTACTTTGGCCACGTCTAGCAGCGTAATAGGTTGGCTGTAGTTGGCATTCATGTACTCGAATACCTTCTCGAGGCGCCGGCTGTTGTAATTTAGTTGCTCGTTGTTGGATGTTGAATTGGAAAGCGTGTGCATGTTGCGCGAGGTAGAAAGATCGTGCAACAAGGACATCAGCTCTAACACCGAGTCGAAACCACTTTTCTGTTCCAGCTTCAATAAGCGCGGTAGCAGACGCTCTATCGTTTCGCGGGAGAACAGAATGCCGCGCTGGGATTTCTCGAACATGGTGCGAATAAAGCTGAGCTGATTTTTGCGTAGAAACCGCTCATCGAATAAATCCTTGTGGAACTGGATAGTCAGTTCCCGGATGTCTTCGGTTTCACATTTGTGTGTGAACCACGCGTGGTACAGATTCGGTCCAACTAGCACTAATTCCAAATCATCAATCAACTCGATGTGGTCACCCAC
This window of the Hymenobacter volaticus genome carries:
- a CDS encoding IS1182 family transposase, which encodes MLGFHTIQTSLVKLVPAGHFYQQLLQAVDFSFVRPLFAPFYSAGGRPSLDPVVFVKLLLVGHLENITSDRKLLELAQLHLGIRAFLGYDLAHPLPWHSTVSRTRQRLPVSVFEACFTHIVGLCIQQGLVEGHTQVVDSAYIKANASMSRLQPKRSRGAAEAGTPRGDGQAPRITATPGRLKHIQRFHAAIRKAAPKKAGKLVSNLTHYSPSDPEARIAFKSGKARVLAYTASVSVDTAQHVITHISADLADWRDSRYLLAIVDATQQRLNSFRLFITNVVADAGYCSGENYEQREERGLTGYIPAHGGYKGEHPGFLYDAVTDSYTCGQGKQLVFDQVYVDAQGNAKKRYLAKARECKVCPLAEQCKGKKAKEKRLHHTPYKAHYDRMLARLATRVGQRMRRLRASTVEPVLGSLITYYGLRHLSKKRQAGAAKVLYVAAMAYNLKKYLRFNPFQPGGLGIALPAPAPFRWLLLYFCNSHSTSRTTFYFTGYSRAHFPSWRIALDAGK
- a CDS encoding glycoside hydrolase family 3 C-terminal domain-containing protein, with the translated sequence MLVMIGGRPNIIRQVVDRSQAVIWGGLPGFGGGQAIAEIISGTVNPSGRLSFTYPQFAGHVSNYHHDNNENSLELSDFGAGFENRGPKYKSTMLTEYGQGLSYTTFRYANLQLSDTVLTGSGSLQATVRVTNAGTKAGKEAVLWFLTDEVGRITRPVRLLKHFEKQEFKPGKAAS
- a CDS encoding SusC/RagA family TonB-linked outer membrane protein; translation: MNQNSSLHSLARRAVLLAACGLPVVATLPATGASLPLITPATDPVTADISVSGRVTQENGDPLPGVTVLVKGTTTGASTNSDGTFVISAPEGSTLVFSYVGYTRKEVPVTAASTNLTVTLSEDVSALNEVVVVGYGTQRRSDLTGAVTSVSGTQLQQVATSDPVQALQGRAAGVDITSNSGQPGSGTRIRVRGVGTINNSDPLYVVDGVQTGDISFLLPTDIESTEILKDASATAIYGSRGANGVVLITTKHGKAGKTQFNLFGYTGFQDLRKELPLANAQQYATLVTEAYTNSNRPIPTDYANLLSSALQGSVAGTNFQDFVTQRGLITNYSLSASGGTEQNRYLISGNYFQQDGIIKNSGLKKYVIRLNDDVVLTKFLKAGASATFTAAKLLSTSDANGNTQYSPVFQYATQANPISSPFNADGSYSYDQITSFTPNLARYLEEQKTNQTSNNSLFTSSYLDVSLVKNLTFRSTFGITLSNSRPKIYQPQYFLGANDQRSQSLLTETRSQNVGWVWSNYFNYNKDLGNSSSVSATLGQESQRGYGNGISITGYDVPADATLQYISAARAANNTIRSSQYDSGLLSYFARGNYNFRDRYLVTATLRFDQTSRFLGPERTGIFPSVGAAWNVSSENFMKSVTAISQLKLRGSYGAVGNQNAAPNYGYASVGTNNQNYAFGADQARNPGIAIATLNNPNLKWETAVTTDFGIDAAFLENKLTFTGDYFVRKTEDMIALLPVPDYIGQAPAAANVASLRNRGLELALNYQNQVGKLQYSAGVNFTSIDNVVTDLGGATPISGANVVSQIGNTTRTDVGREVAYFYGLQSTGIFHSQEEVNTYTNNSGDLLQPGAQLGDVRYQDVNGDGKITPSDFTYLGSATPDFTYGASLNLLYSNFDFKILLYGVQGAEILNAAAFNLSKSSNFANLWTNFYADRMDRWTPSNPNSNQPRVTANDTNNGGGYNDRFSSRYVENGSFLRARNMELGYSLPKGVIERFHIGGFRLFASVDNVFTITKYKGLDPEVAATGYYNSPLAYGVDNGNYPQPRTYRLGLNVQF
- a CDS encoding glycoside hydrolase family 2 protein, with protein sequence MIERAVVRSYQLSDVKTFSIRQTLSLLLFFLGAACAPAIGQLTQVQYLSGHGKDDPVKWDFMCTRGRNSGKWTKIGVPSNWETQGFGTFNYGFGKEDPKEAGLYRRTFSVPAAWKQKRIFLVFDGSMTDTEVKINGQLAGPIHHGSFYRFRYDITPLLKVGQKNKLEVTVHKVSANATVNEAERTADFWIFGGIFRPVFLEAYPEEHLERLALDAKADGSFKLNAYLAGVKTATTVQAQVKTQAGKLVGTPLTAIIPAGSALVQLQGQFVNPALWSPEFPNLYRVEVTLKSGPSTLHTITETFGFRTVELRPRDGFYVNGQRIMFKGVNRGSYWPTSGRTTSRRISELDANLIKDMNMNAVRMSHYPPDEHFLQVCDSLGLFVIDELTGWQYPPYDTEVGRKLVRELVLRDVNHPSIVLWANGNEGGFNYELLPDYPKYDPQNRPVIHPWINSNGMNTTHYIGYNYGLNTFFNGADVFFPTEFLHGLYDGGHGAGLDDFWNLMRSRPTAAGGFLWDFCDQAVVRVDQKGELDTKGNSAADGILGPYREKEASFFTIKEIWAPIFFPERHLTPQFDGKLAVENRYHYTNLSHCKFSWKLKKFRSLNHADTTILTGTAPAPNLLPQTSGMLTLPLPPGWDSYDVLYLTAHDLYGREIYTWSWPISRPEEVASRLVTKGAGPVAAREDAGQLVLMASGVEVTLDKKTGLLKSVRNAKKAISLTNGPVLLDSDAQFQGLRHADTLGTHVVEARYSGKDRLQVKWTMYPSGWLELRYQYQQGGPRELLGITFAYPEAQVTGMQLLADGPYRVWKNRLKGTTLNSWDKAYNNTVTGETWVYPEFKGYYANFYGARVRTREADFTVLSGSENLYLHMLNPAVPKFATQTNSVAPFPAAGGISFLHGISAIGTKGQKAVDLGPMSQLNLTTANGHTDSQQGVLYFDFR
- a CDS encoding RagB/SusD family nutrient uptake outer membrane protein gives rise to the protein MYQLGTDNTNNHTWQEVYDLTSTIINSNQYSLLPNYAAIHQNEGENSSESLFEIQLATSNDSYGPISVGSTSNVFQNNRKTFGYGFNNPTQSLVNEFEPNDPRREVTVIKDGDIVLGILNKIDPSENETGYLNRKVAIIAPAQLQAGPQNIRKLRYADVLLMKAEAAARLSRNSEAVTLVNQVRQRARTSTRPPGTTVGAANVYAPANTPAGTLPDLTTSLSGQPLLNAIWHERRVEFAEESLRFWDLVRTGRYFSALPADVAARAQSHSITTGVVNPIPLLPIPLNDAQVWKVPQNPGYN